Proteins encoded by one window of Candidatus Deferrimicrobiaceae bacterium:
- a CDS encoding PEGA domain-containing protein — MRRVLMTGGAVRTATAALVLVGLLAGGGLTLAGGCYPKGQIYGVGDVGGLVFAVNPPDAEVVLDGVSQGKASDFTEDRYLKVESGTHRLELRKAGYDTYSRTVYVSNSLLRVEVTLVEGGPPPAPRGY; from the coding sequence ATGAGAAGGGTTCTCATGACCGGCGGCGCGGTACGTACGGCGACGGCCGCCCTGGTGCTCGTCGGCCTTCTTGCCGGCGGTGGTCTGACCCTGGCGGGCGGCTGCTACCCCAAGGGGCAGATCTACGGCGTGGGAGACGTCGGCGGACTGGTCTTCGCGGTGAACCCGCCGGATGCGGAGGTCGTGCTGGACGGGGTCTCCCAGGGGAAGGCGTCCGACTTCACCGAGGACCGGTACCTGAAGGTGGAGAGCGGCACCCACCGGCTGGAGCTCCGCAAGGCGGGGTACGACACCTATTCCCGCACGGTGTACGTCTCGAACTCCCTGCTGCGGGTGGAAGTGACGCTGGTGGAGGGGGGTCCCCCTCCCGCGCCGAGAGGCTACTGA
- a CDS encoding CsgG/HfaB family protein, which translates to MRTSALPGSRKAVSIALAGLAGLWMAGCATTPPVTGPSDRPSAPAAVMPKAEAQAPLVTRGPKKRVAVIRFQDKSAYGRGRLGGAVQDILTTELAKSGLFILVSRGADLDLILDEQDIGKSGIVKEGTGPKSGEVLGLNAIVTGAVSQFGVKQKSATYLVGASKTQTAEATVDVRVVDATTGQVIFAESGTGVQEESSTQVLGIGGAKGYDETMEGKALRAAISKFIDNLIQRVEAIPWSGKVAAVDGDEITINAGQKTGLITGDRLRVFGEGREVIDPDTKLSLGRKPGREKGEIVVSGLFGEDAAVCRRVSGDGIAVNDIVKLAR; encoded by the coding sequence ATGAGAACGTCGGCACTGCCGGGATCGCGGAAGGCCGTATCGATCGCCCTTGCCGGGCTGGCGGGGCTTTGGATGGCGGGGTGCGCAACCACCCCGCCCGTCACGGGCCCCTCGGACAGGCCGTCGGCCCCCGCTGCCGTGATGCCGAAGGCCGAAGCCCAGGCTCCCCTCGTGACGCGAGGGCCGAAGAAGCGGGTGGCGGTCATCCGGTTCCAGGACAAGAGCGCCTACGGACGGGGCCGTCTCGGAGGAGCGGTCCAGGACATCCTGACGACCGAACTGGCCAAGTCCGGCCTGTTCATCCTCGTTTCGCGGGGGGCCGACCTGGACCTGATCCTGGACGAGCAGGACATCGGGAAGTCGGGGATCGTCAAGGAGGGGACGGGGCCGAAGTCGGGAGAGGTCCTGGGGCTGAACGCGATCGTGACGGGGGCCGTGTCGCAGTTCGGGGTCAAGCAGAAGTCGGCCACCTATCTCGTCGGTGCGAGCAAGACGCAGACGGCCGAGGCGACCGTCGACGTCCGGGTCGTGGACGCCACGACCGGGCAGGTCATCTTCGCTGAAAGCGGGACGGGGGTCCAGGAGGAGAGTTCGACGCAGGTGCTGGGCATCGGCGGCGCCAAGGGATACGACGAGACCATGGAGGGGAAGGCCCTGCGCGCGGCGATCTCCAAGTTCATCGACAACCTGATCCAGCGGGTGGAGGCGATTCCGTGGAGCGGGAAGGTCGCCGCCGTCGACGGGGACGAGATCACCATCAACGCCGGGCAGAAGACGGGGCTGATCACGGGAGACCGGCTCCGGGTCTTCGGCGAGGGACGCGAGGTGATCGATCCCGACACGAAGCTCTCCCTCGGCCGGAAACCGGGCAGGGAGAAGGGGGAGATCGTCGTCTCGGGCCTCTTCGGCGAGGATGCGGCGGTATGCCGGCGGGTGAGCGGCGATGGGATAGCCGTCAACGACATCGTGAAGCTGGCGAGATAG
- a CDS encoding GNA1162 family protein, protein MEIGKRRAEGFLFCALLLLSLAGCGGRKGALREETPPPPATGPKVAVAPLENRSNDLDASEIIRSSFAGEIARRGWNVLSLAESDRVLRETLGISYGGQLPSTTPGEVCRTLGVDGVFYGEVREWNKTTTGVYNKVTVTASFELYARDGDRVWEGSDTQSRVDVPRGGREIGAEILVHALGNLLLNPMTPYGQAVARNIAGKLPSGLLERREAPAGRDDASGDTDTSGVRGGQK, encoded by the coding sequence GTGGAGATCGGGAAGAGGCGGGCCGAAGGGTTCCTTTTTTGCGCCCTCCTGCTCTTATCCCTGGCCGGGTGCGGAGGGCGAAAGGGCGCCTTGCGGGAGGAGACTCCCCCTCCTCCGGCGACAGGACCGAAGGTGGCGGTCGCTCCCCTGGAAAACCGGAGCAACGACCTCGACGCCTCCGAGATCATCCGATCCTCGTTCGCCGGCGAAATCGCCCGGCGGGGGTGGAACGTCTTGTCGCTTGCGGAGAGCGACCGGGTGCTCCGGGAGACCCTCGGGATCAGTTACGGGGGTCAACTCCCGTCCACCACCCCCGGGGAGGTGTGCCGGACGCTGGGCGTGGACGGGGTGTTCTACGGGGAAGTCCGGGAATGGAACAAGACGACCACGGGGGTCTACAACAAGGTCACCGTCACCGCATCGTTCGAACTGTATGCCCGGGACGGGGACCGGGTATGGGAGGGGAGCGACACGCAGTCGAGGGTCGACGTTCCGCGCGGGGGAAGGGAGATCGGGGCGGAAATCCTGGTCCATGCCCTGGGGAACCTGCTGCTCAACCCGATGACCCCTTACGGGCAGGCGGTCGCCAGGAATATCGCCGGGAAACTGCCATCCGGCCTGCTCGAGAGACGCGAGGCCCCCGCGGGGCGGGACGACGCATCGGGGGACACGGACACATCGGGAGTAAGGGGAGGACAAAAATGA